One Cellulosimicrobium protaetiae genomic region harbors:
- a CDS encoding DsbA family protein has product MPSNEAQTKAQRREAARAEALALREAQAKRDKRNRLITIGALVAGVLVLVGVFLAVWIPAMNDQQKTVDAVAAGNLADVTNPATAREDGGIPMGADGAAGTENDGAVEVGVYLDYMCPICGQFEETNGATLDELRSSGDITVVLHPVSILDRVAQSQQFSTRSASAAAWIADQAPEALNAFNTAMFQNQPAEGSGTLTDAQIADIAEQAGVPADVAAGIEDGTAVETYGDWVATATSLVTQDEALANPQSGGFGTPTITIDGERWDGNWSDPNALPDAVTAAQG; this is encoded by the coding sequence ATGCCCAGCAACGAAGCCCAGACCAAGGCCCAGCGCCGCGAGGCCGCGCGCGCGGAGGCCCTCGCGCTGCGCGAGGCGCAGGCCAAGCGCGACAAGCGGAACCGCCTCATCACGATCGGAGCGCTCGTCGCGGGCGTCCTCGTGCTCGTCGGCGTGTTCCTCGCCGTGTGGATCCCCGCGATGAACGACCAGCAGAAGACGGTCGACGCCGTCGCCGCGGGCAACCTCGCCGACGTGACGAACCCGGCCACCGCTCGCGAGGACGGCGGCATCCCCATGGGGGCCGACGGCGCCGCGGGCACGGAGAACGACGGCGCGGTCGAGGTCGGCGTGTACCTCGACTACATGTGCCCCATCTGCGGCCAGTTCGAGGAGACGAACGGCGCGACGCTCGACGAGCTCCGCTCGTCCGGCGACATCACCGTGGTCCTGCACCCGGTCTCCATCCTCGACCGGGTCGCGCAGTCCCAGCAGTTCTCGACCCGCTCGGCCTCCGCCGCGGCGTGGATCGCGGACCAGGCGCCCGAGGCGCTCAACGCGTTCAACACGGCGATGTTCCAGAACCAGCCCGCCGAGGGCAGCGGCACCCTGACCGACGCCCAGATCGCGGACATCGCCGAGCAGGCGGGCGTCCCCGCGGACGTCGCCGCCGGGATCGAGGACGGCACCGCGGTCGAGACGTACGGCGACTGGGTCGCGACCGCCACGAGCCTCGTCACGCAGGACGAGGCGCTCGCGAACCCGCAGTCCGGCGGCTTCGGCACGCCGACGATCACGATCGACGGCGAGCGCTGGGACGGGAACTGGAGCGACCCGAACGCGCTCCCCGACGCCGTCACGGCCGCGCAGGGCTGA